The Marinobacter salsuginis sequence TTCACAGCAGTGATCGCCAGCGCCTTCCACAACCGCGTGGGCGCCAGAATTACGAACCGCGAAACGCTCACCTGCAGTACCAGCAGCGAAGAGTTTGCCGCCCGTCGCGCCGTAGAGGCAGGTGTTACCGACGATGGACGTCTCCTGGGTCTTGAAGGCGCTACCGCGGGGCGGCTTCACGACCAACTTGCCACCGGTCATACCTTTACCCACGTAGTCGTTGGCATCCCCTTCAAGGATCAGGTTGAGACCGCCCACGTTCCAGACACCAAAACTCTGGCCCGCGGTACCGGTTAAATCCAGGGTAATGGGCGCATCGACCATGCCCTGATTGCCATGCAGCTGAGCGATTTCGCCAGACAAACGGGCACCGATGGAGCGGTCACAGTTGGTGACCCGGTAGGACCAGGCGCCACCACTCTTTTCCTTGATGGCTGCAGCGGTATCCTGAACCATCTGTTCCGCCAGCTTGCCCTCGTCGAACGGATGGTTCCGCTCCACCTGGCAGGTCTGAGGCTTGTCCGCCGGAATATGGTCATTAGACAACAGGCGACTGAGATCCAGCTTCTTCTGGCGCTCGGTATCGCCCGGCAGGCGCTCCAGAAGGTCAACGCGACCAACCAGTTCTTCCAGGCTGCGCACGCCCAGCTTCGCCATCCACTCACGGGTTTCTTCAGCCACGAAACGGAAGAAGTTCATGGCCATTTCCACCGTGCCTTTGAAGTGCTCTTCACGGAGGTGATCATTCTGGGTAGCCACACCGGTCGCGCAGTTATTCAGGTGGCAGATTCGGAGGTATTTACAGCCCAGAGCCACCATCGGCGTGGTACCGAAACCGAAACTCTCCGCACCCAGGATCGCACCTTTCACCACATCCAGACCGGTCTTGATACCGCCATCGGTCTGCAGGCGAATCTTGCCACGCAGATCGTTGGCCCGCAGGGCCTGTTGGGTTTCAGTCAAACCGAGCTCCCAGGGAGAGCCCGCGTAGCGGATGGACGTCAGCGGGCTTGCCGCCGTGCCGCCATCGTAACCGGAGACGGTGATCAGGTCGGCGTAGGCCTTGGCAACACCAGCTGCGATAGTACCCACACCCGGCTCGGAAACCAGCTTCACTGACACCAGGGCCTGGGGATTGACCTGTTTGAGATCAAAAATCAGCTGGGCCAGATCCTCGATAGAGTAGATATCGTGATGCGGCGGCGGCGAAATCAAGGTCACGCCGGGCACGGAATAACGCAAACGTGCAATCAGATCATTGACCTTGCCACCGGGCAGCTGGCCACCCTCACCAGGCTTCGCGCCCTGAGCCACCTTGATCTGCATGACATCAGCGCTACGCAGATACTCAGCCGTCACGCCAAAACGTCCGGAAGCCACCTGCTTGATCTTTGACCGCTTCTCGGTGCCATAGCGGGCAGGATCTTCACCGCCCTCGCCAGAGTTTGAGCGACCACCCAGTGTATTCATGGCGACCGCCAGGGCCTCGTGGGCCTCTGGTGACAGCGCACCCAGGGACATGGCCGCGGAATCGAAGCGCGGGAAAATATTCTCGACCGGCTCAACTTCCGAGAGATCAATCGGTTTGAGGTCCTTGCGGAAGCCAAGGAGATCACGCAGGGTTGCCACCGGCCGTTCATTGACCAGACCGGCGTATTCCTTGTAGTGGCCGTAGTCGCCACTGGTTACTGCTTCTTGCAGCTTTCCGACGACATCCGGGTTGAAAGCGTGGTACTCCTGGCCGTGGACATACTTCAGCAAGCCACCCTGGACAATCGGCTTGCGCGGCTTCCAGGCCACAGAAGCAAGTTGCTCCTGATCCTGCTGGAAGTCGTAGAAGCCAGCCCCCTGGATACGGCTGGGCACACCTTTGAAACACAGGTCAACGACGTCGTCAGCCAGCCCGATCGCCTCGAACAGCTGGGCGCCCCGGTAGGAGGTGATGGTCGAGATCCCCATTTTGGAGAGGATCTTCAGCAGCCCCTTGTTGATGCCCTTCCGGTAGTTGTTCTTGGCGTCAATCGGATCCATCAGCAATTCGCCGGTGCGGATCAGATCGTTCAGGACCTGGTAAGCGAGGTACGGGTACACCGCTGTCGCACCAAAACCGAAAAGCACCGCAAAATGGTGGGGATCACGAGCCCAACCGGTTTCAACAATGATGTTGGAATCGCAGCGCAGCCCTTTCTGGACCAAGTGATGGTGAACGGCACCGGTTGCCATCAGGGCGTTGACCGGCAGCTCTCCTTCCTTCAAATCCTTGTCTGTGAGGATCAGAAGCACCTTACCGTTCCGGACAGCCTGCTCCGCTTCCTCGCAAACCTGGTGAATCGCCTGCTCCAGACCCTGCTCCGGGCGGTAGCTCATGGAGATCCGCGCCACCTCGAACCCGGGACGCTCGTTGTTGGCGATCTTCAGGAACTTGGCCGGAGAGAGTACCGGCGTGGTCAGGATGATTCGATCCGCGTGATCGGCGGTTTCCTCGAACACGTTACGCTCGGCACCCAGACAGGTCTCCAGAGACATAACGATCGCCTCACGCAGGGGGTCTATCGCCGGGTTGGTCACCTGGGCGAACTTCTGTCGGAAATAATCCGCTACGTGGCGCACTTTGCTGGAGAGCACGGCCATCGGGGTATCGTCACCCATGGACCCAACCGCTTCCTGGCCGTTCTCTGCCAGCGGACGCAACACCTGGTCACGCTCTTCGAAGGAGACCATGAACATTTTTTGATGCACCAGAAGCTCGTCGGAGTCCATCAGCCTGAAGTCAGGTGTGTCCTGATTCAGGGTGGTTTCCACGCGCAATGCGTTCTCGCGCAGCCAGCGCTTGTAGGGCTGCGCGGTCTTCAGGCGCTGGTCAATGTCTTTGGTATGCAGGACTTCACCGGATTCGGTGTCGATAGCCAGCATCTGCCCCGGCCCGACACGGCCTTTGGCAACCACGTCGTCGGGCTGGTACCCGTAGGTACCGATCTCTGAAGCCAGCGTGATGAAGTCATCTTTGGTAATAACCCACCGGGCGGGACGCAGCCCGTTTCGGTCGAGCATACAGACCGCATAACGACCGTCCGACATCACCAGACCTGCGGGACCATCCCAGGGCTCCATGTGCATGGAGTTGTACTCATAGAACGCCCGCAACTCGGAGTCCATGCTGTCGACATTCTGCCAGGCCGGCGGAATCATCATGCGAACGGCACGGAAAAGGTCTACACCACCGGCAAGCAGGACTTCCAGCATGTTGTCCATGCTTGAGGAGTCGGAACCAGTGAGATTGACCAGTGGCTGAAGGGTCTGCAGATCGGGCAGTTCCGGGGAGCTGAATTTGGCGGCCCGGGCGATGGCCCAGTTGCGGTTGCCGTCGATGGTGTTGATCTCACCATTATGAGCCAGATACCGGAACGGCTGTGCCAGCGGCCACCGGGGCATGGTGTTAGTGGAGAACCGCTGGTGGAATACACAGATAGCAGTCTCAAGATCCGGATCACCGAGATCCTTGTAGAAGTTGGCCAGGTCCGCCGGCATCATGAGGCCCTTATAGGCCAGAGTGCGGTGAGACAGGCTACAGATATAGAATTCCGGATCTTCGGCCATGTCGCTTTCAGCATGCCGGCGACCCACGAACAGACTGATCGCAAAGTCACGCTCTTCCTTGCCGGCTGGCACCACGAAAACCTGCTCAATACGGGGCAGGCAATCCAGCGCCATCGGGCCCAGGCAGCTGTCATCCACCGGCACTTCACGCCAGCCAAGGATTTCCAGACCCTGTTCGGTCAGCCGATTTTCAATTGCTGTACGACCGGCGGCAGCCTTGTTCTCGTCGGGGTTAAGGAACACCTGGCCCACGGCAAAGAGGTCGCCTGGCTCCTTGCCAAACGCCGCCTTGGCAGCTTTCTTCAGAAAGCCATCCGGGCTCTGGATCAGCAGGCCACAACCATCGCCGGTCTTTCCGTCTGCAGCGATACCACCTCGGTGGGTCATGCAGGTCAGAGACTCGATGGCAGTTTGCAACAACTTATGACTGGCCTCGCCCTTCATGTGGGCAATCAGACCGAATCCACAGTTGTCCCTGAATTCATCGGGATGATACAAACCTGTCATCATAAGCGTTCTCTCACGTAGAAATGCTTTTCAATCAAAGAGTTAATTGGCGCACAGCCATACAACCACCCTTTGACACTGAAAATGGGGGCTGGCTATTTTACACACGTAGAAATACGTACTCAAATCGGCGTGAAGTTATTGTGGGAAGCCGAAACCGGAATTACCAATCGACAAGGTTACGGAACAACAAGTTAGCGCCGAAAAGAGCGGCGCTATAAATTGTCGACTGGACGCACCCAAGGCGACCGGGAAGCCAGCTCTTCCGGCAAACCAGACGCTGCGGCGTTCGCCGCCTCCCGGGTAGGGAACTCACCATAGAATACCATAAACCATGGCTGGCCCTGCCTTTCCCCTCGGGTATACACCAGATCATCAAGGTCTGAATAGCTGGATATGACATTTAATGCGGTCTGCTCCAGGTTGCCGGCAACCAGCTGTATGGTCCAGCCTCCTCGCGCCCGAATTTCGTCGATGGCTGCAAAATACTGCGGATCGGCAGGAACGAACTCCGGCGCGGCTTCTGGCTCTGGCTCTGGCTCTGGCTCTGGCTCTGGCTCTGGCTCTGGCTCTGGCTCTGGCTCTGGCTCTGGCTCTGGCTCTGGCTCTGGCTCTGGCTCTGGCTCTGGCTCTGGCTCTGGCTCTGGCTCTGGCTCTGGCTCTGGCTCTGGCTCTGGCTGTACAGGGTCGGGCTCGGTTACCGGCCCTGTCAACAGCGGCTCATCGGAGACGGGCTCGGATTCCTCCGTTTCAGGGCCAATGGTAATGCTCTTTCGCACCGGCTCCGGCGCTTTCATGACCTCCTCGGCAACCGACTCATCGTACTGGCGCGACACGAACCACCACGAGCCCGTGAGCAGAACCAGAGCGAACCCCGGCCAAAGAAGCTTTTTCCAGGGCAATGCCCGAGAGCGGGCACTGCTTGGCGCGGATACCATATCCAACCAGACGCCTGGCGTTACCCGCTTAAGCCTCGAAAAACTACCCTGGCTCAAGGCATGAATTTTCGAAACCCGCGCCGGACTGAGAAGCTCGGCTGTCTTACCACCAGCTGCATGAACTCTTGGCTCAAGGTAAGCCACAATTTCGTCTTTTGTCAGCGGGCGGAGATGAATCTGGTGCACGCTGGTGCTTGAATTATCCAGGCCCAGCATCTGCACCAGGTTATCGGTACCCGCAAACACCGGAACCGCAGAAGACCCGCGTTCTGAAGCCAGATAAGCAGACAAAATCAGTCTGAGCAACTCCGTCGGCGCTCTATCCGCATCGTCAATCAAAAGGACCATGCGCTGCCCCTTGCGAACCCTGGACTCCGACCATCTGAAGAACTGATAAACCAGGTCTCGCGGGCTGTCTTCCTGGCCGAGACTGGAGCGGGCGACGGCTTTCAGGTCCCGGGCAAGCGCCTGGGCGCTGGTCAACGCTGCAGCCGGTATCCGGTGAAAATCAAGCCTGGACGACTCGCTGCGGACCAGCTCCGCCAGTATCCGGGTTTTGCCCGCACCCGCAGCACCGGTCAACAGCAGAGCCATATCACCAAAGCCGCAAAGATGGCGCAATGCCTCCAGGGCGTGATGACGCATGGCGTCGGGGAAAAACGGTGTTTCCATCTCCAGGGGGTTGGCACGGAGGCTGTAGCGTTGTTGCAGCCTGGGAAACAGGCCGCCGCCATCAAGACTGTTCAAGCTTTCTTCAGTCACGGGTCTTCCTTGGTCGCTGGTCCGTTACCAAATTATTGAAGCCTTCGGGCCGACATCATGTTGAGCGGCAAAAACGGGCAAACGTGAGTGCCAGGTTTTCAGGCTTTGCCTGGGATGTGACGACTGCATCGCCAATCGAACGAAGCAAGACGAGCCTGAGCAGGCCATCCACGTTTTTCTTATCGACAGCCATCAAGCTCATAAAGTCGTCTGCGGTCATTCCGACCGGAGGTTTATCCGGCAATCCGGCCCGCAGGATCAGTCGGTTAATCCGGACGCAATCCTCACGGCTGATCATACCTTCAAGCGCAGACAGTTCGGCGGCCATGAGCATGCCAGTGCCTACCGCCTCTCCGTGGAGCCAGTTGCCGTAACCGGCAAAGGTTTCGATCGCATGTCCGAAGGTGTGACCGAGGTTCAGTATCGCCCTCAAACCTCCCTCGCGCTCGTCCAGAGCTACAACCTCAGCCTTGCAAGCACAGGAGCGGAAGATAGCTTCTGCCAGTGCCTCCGGATCAAGGCTGACAAGAGAATCCATGTGATCTTCAAGCCAGGCAAGAAAGCCCTCGTCACGAATCAGCCCATATTTGATTACTTCTGCGAGGCCCGCTGACACTTCCCGGGGAGGCAAAGTCTGAAGGCTTGCGGTGTCTATCAATACGGCCTGCGGCTGATGAAAAGCACCAATCATGTTCTTGCCAAGGGGATGGTTGATACCGGTTTTACCACCAACAGAAGAATCTACCTGGGAAAGCAGGGTAGTTGGAATCTGGATGAATGGAACACCACGCTGATAGCAGGCTGCGGCGAAACCGGCCATATCACCAACAACTCCTCCACCAAGCGCAACCAGAGTGGTTTTCCGGGTGTGCCGTTGCTCAAGGAGACCATCGAAGATCATATTGAGGGTCTGCCAGTCCTTGAACTTCTCGCCATCGGAAAGCACGACGGTATCGACCCGCTTCCCGGGAAAACAGGCTTTCGCCCGATCAAGATAGAGCGGTGCAACCGTCTCGTTGGTGACAATCATGACCTGTGCACCGGAGACGTGGGATGACAGATCCTGAGTACCGAGAAGGTCCTGGCCGATAAAAATGGGATAGCTGCGCTCGCCGAGCTCCACCGAGAGTTCGCGATACCGATTAGACATGATTGCGACCTTCCTTCCTGACCTGCCTTTTATGACGGGGTGTTTTCGGGTTCAGCCGGTTAACCAGCTGGCGAACGACCAGCCTAGGGCTCTTCTTGTCGGTGAACATGATGATGTCTGCCAGACTGGAATACAGGGGATCCCGGATCGAGAACAGGTTCCGCAGAACCGCCTCCGGGTTATCGTTCTGGAGCAAAGGGCGATTTCGGTCCTTGCGTGTTCGCTCCACCTGCTGCTCTATCGAGGTCTTCAGATAGATCACCGTCGCATCCCTTTTAAGGATAGGATGGTTTTCCTCTCGCATGACCGCGCCGCCGCCCGTGGCCAGCACGGTATGATCCTCGTGGGATAACTCGTCCAGCATGGCCGTCTCCCGCAAACGGAAGCCATCTTCCCCCTCAACGTCGAAAATCCACGGGATATTGGCCCCGCATCGCTCTTCGATGATGCGATCAGAATCAAGAAAACGATAGCCGAGCTCTTTAGCGAGCATCCGGCCAATCGTGCTTTTCCCTGCTCCCATTGGGCCAACCAGGACAACGCGTTTCGGCAAAGACATAACTTCCGCTCAGTTTTGTTCAGGCGGGTGAGAATATCACAGGCCCCGGGATTGCATAAGTTCAGGACCGCCCCGAGTCTGTTTCAGGCACAAAAAAGCCGCCGGTTTTAAGCGGCGGCTTTTGAACTGCACCGATTAACGAAGCAGGTCGTTCTTGATGATCTTCGGCGTAATGAAGATCAACAACTCGCTGCGCTCATCAAGGTGCTCTGTCCTTTTAAAGATACGACCAAGATAAGGAATATCTCCTAGGAAGGGCGTCTTGGTAGTCTGCGTCGCGACCTCCGACTGGAAAATACCTCCCAGAACTACTGTTTCACCATTGCCCACCAAGACTTGTGTTGTAACGGAGTTAGTATTGATGGACGGAATACCAGCCGTCACTTCGCCTCTTGAATCCTGGTTTACCACGAGATCCATAATGATCTTGTCGTCTGGCGTGATCTGGGGCGTTACCTCCAGTGAAAGAACGGCTTCCTTGAACTCGATGTTGGTCGCCCCACTTGAGGTAGCCTCCTGATAAGGAATTTCTTCACCCGATTTTATAGAAGCTGTTTGACGGTCAGCCGTAACCACTCTTGGCTGAGATACTACTTCAGCCTGGCCATCACTTTCCAAAGCGGACAACTCCAGATCAACCAGGAAGTTATCGCTGCCCCATCCTATCGCAAAGGAAGAAGTACCTTCGCCACTCACACCGAGATCAACCGCAAGCGCTCCCGGGAAAGAAATAGTGTTACTGTTCCCTGCCGCTGCATCACGGGCCTCTTGCAGGGACCCCTGCGAACCGCCGACGGTGAAAACATTGTCCCCGCTCACATCGTAAGCGGCACCACCCCAGCGAACGCCCAGGTTCTCGGCCACATTGGTCTGTGCCCGGACAATACGCGCTTCAATTGAAACTTGGCGTACAGGCACATCCCAAGTCGACACCAGCCTGCGAATTTCTTCCAGCTTTTCCGCGGTCTCCCGAACACTAATCGTATTTGTCCGTACGTCTGAGGAGACAAAGCCGCGATCTGAAATCAGCTCTTCGTCTTCCTTGATCAAGGCGACAATGTCCGCGGCCTTGGCATAGTTCACTTGAACGATGTCCAAACGAACAGGCGCAAGTTCTGCAATTTGCTTGCTGGTTTCGAGCTCCAACTTCTCCCGTGCAGCAATCTCGTCCGCAGGAGCTACCAGCAACACATTACCAATCTGACGCTTATCAAGCCCTTTGGTTTTGAGGATCAGATCCAGCGCTTGGTCCCAGGGTACGTTCTGAAGGCGCAGGGTAATGCTACCGCCTACAGTATCACTTGCCACCAGGTTCAATCCGGTGAAATCGGCAATCAACTGAAGGACCGAGCGAACCTCAATATCCTGAAAGTTAAGGGACAGCTTGTCACCGGTATACGGGAACTTCTCTTCCCGACGAGATTCCGCCTCTTCCTGGCTAAGCTCCTCAACACTCACGGTGAACTGGCTGCCAGACTGGTATGCAATGTAGTCGTAATTTCCCTCTGGGGTAATCTCGACCACAGCATTGCCACCTTCTACAAAGGTATCAATACGGGTAACGGGTGTTGCGAAGTCTGTGACGTCGAGTCGGCGCCGAAGGTCCGCAGGAACGTTAATACCATCCATCGTCAGACGGATCTTGCCGGCACGCTCAGTCAGGTCCACAGGCGTGCTGGAACTGCCCAGGTCAACCAAAACACGGCCTTCACCATCCTTGCCCCTGCGGAAATCCACGCCAGCCAGAGCGTTGGCAGACGTGGAGCCAGACGTTGAACTGCTTTGAGAAGCGGGAGCAGGAGAGCTTGCGACCACGCCATCAGCCTGTCCGCCGATCGTCATGACCAGAGAATTCCCCGCACGAACCGTCTCATAGGGCACAAGCTCTACCAGGTTAAAAATCAACCGCGTCCGATCCTTGGTTTCCACAACTGTCATGCTCTGGGCGTTGCCCGAACCAAGAGGCACGCTTCGGCTATCAAGGCCGCTGGTTGTGTCCCGCAGGTCAACGGCAATTCGAGCGGGACGCTCTATGGTATACCCGGATGGTTCCGGCGGCGCCCCATCAAACTTCAGTGTGACTTCAAGCCGCTCCCCCGGTAGCGACGAAAACGACACGTCTTCCAGCGTGACCGCGTTGGCCAGGCCGGATAACAACCCAAAAGCAATCACGCTGACGTATACATTGAGTTTTCTGAACATCGCTAGCCTCGACCCTAAACTTTTTTGTACGTGCATGTTTCTTTCAACTTTCATCCAGCCGCTCCTTAGCCTGCGCCCTCATCCAGGGTCAGGGAGCGAGGACGCTCAACCCAGCCACCCCGGCCATTGGGAACGATTTCAATTAGCTCAATTCGGGTTTCACTGACGCCCACAATGCGGCCGTAGTTTTGACCCATGTAATTTCCGGTACGGACTCTATGAATGCCCCCAGTATCGTCTTCAATCAGGGCGAACAGGTTACCTGATGCGCCCTGAAGGGTACCGACCATTTGAAGCGCCTTAAGATCGAAATTCTCAAGAACTTCCCTTGGCCGATCCAAATCAGGTTCGACATCACTTATCGGTTGCTCGTCCACCATAGTCAGCTGCACGTCGATAGGTGGCTCAAAAGGGGCCCGACGATCAGCCGCGGAATAACTAAAGGCCTC is a genomic window containing:
- the pilQ gene encoding type IV pilus secretin PilQ, which produces MFRKLNVYVSVIAFGLLSGLANAVTLEDVSFSSLPGERLEVTLKFDGAPPEPSGYTIERPARIAVDLRDTTSGLDSRSVPLGSGNAQSMTVVETKDRTRLIFNLVELVPYETVRAGNSLVMTIGGQADGVVASSPAPASQSSSTSGSTSANALAGVDFRRGKDGEGRVLVDLGSSSTPVDLTERAGKIRLTMDGINVPADLRRRLDVTDFATPVTRIDTFVEGGNAVVEITPEGNYDYIAYQSGSQFTVSVEELSQEEAESRREEKFPYTGDKLSLNFQDIEVRSVLQLIADFTGLNLVASDTVGGSITLRLQNVPWDQALDLILKTKGLDKRQIGNVLLVAPADEIAAREKLELETSKQIAELAPVRLDIVQVNYAKAADIVALIKEDEELISDRGFVSSDVRTNTISVRETAEKLEEIRRLVSTWDVPVRQVSIEARIVRAQTNVAENLGVRWGGAAYDVSGDNVFTVGGSQGSLQEARDAAAGNSNTISFPGALAVDLGVSGEGTSSFAIGWGSDNFLVDLELSALESDGQAEVVSQPRVVTADRQTASIKSGEEIPYQEATSSGATNIEFKEAVLSLEVTPQITPDDKIIMDLVVNQDSRGEVTAGIPSINTNSVTTQVLVGNGETVVLGGIFQSEVATQTTKTPFLGDIPYLGRIFKRTEHLDERSELLIFITPKIIKNDLLR
- the aroK gene encoding shikimate kinase AroK is translated as MSLPKRVVLVGPMGAGKSTIGRMLAKELGYRFLDSDRIIEERCGANIPWIFDVEGEDGFRLRETAMLDELSHEDHTVLATGGGAVMREENHPILKRDATVIYLKTSIEQQVERTRKDRNRPLLQNDNPEAVLRNLFSIRDPLYSSLADIIMFTDKKSPRLVVRQLVNRLNPKTPRHKRQVRKEGRNHV
- a CDS encoding pilus assembly protein PilP, with the translated sequence MTGKHAVQAWLGVCLVSLLTACSQGSGYSDLDQFMAETRAKPRGYVEPLPEFKAYEAFSYSAADRRAPFEPPIDVQLTMVDEQPISDVEPDLDRPREVLENFDLKALQMVGTLQGASGNLFALIEDDTGGIHRVRTGNYMGQNYGRIVGVSETRIELIEIVPNGRGGWVERPRSLTLDEGAG
- the gltB gene encoding glutamate synthase large subunit is translated as MMTGLYHPDEFRDNCGFGLIAHMKGEASHKLLQTAIESLTCMTHRGGIAADGKTGDGCGLLIQSPDGFLKKAAKAAFGKEPGDLFAVGQVFLNPDENKAAAGRTAIENRLTEQGLEILGWREVPVDDSCLGPMALDCLPRIEQVFVVPAGKEERDFAISLFVGRRHAESDMAEDPEFYICSLSHRTLAYKGLMMPADLANFYKDLGDPDLETAICVFHQRFSTNTMPRWPLAQPFRYLAHNGEINTIDGNRNWAIARAAKFSSPELPDLQTLQPLVNLTGSDSSSMDNMLEVLLAGGVDLFRAVRMMIPPAWQNVDSMDSELRAFYEYNSMHMEPWDGPAGLVMSDGRYAVCMLDRNGLRPARWVITKDDFITLASEIGTYGYQPDDVVAKGRVGPGQMLAIDTESGEVLHTKDIDQRLKTAQPYKRWLRENALRVETTLNQDTPDFRLMDSDELLVHQKMFMVSFEERDQVLRPLAENGQEAVGSMGDDTPMAVLSSKVRHVADYFRQKFAQVTNPAIDPLREAIVMSLETCLGAERNVFEETADHADRIILTTPVLSPAKFLKIANNERPGFEVARISMSYRPEQGLEQAIHQVCEEAEQAVRNGKVLLILTDKDLKEGELPVNALMATGAVHHHLVQKGLRCDSNIIVETGWARDPHHFAVLFGFGATAVYPYLAYQVLNDLIRTGELLMDPIDAKNNYRKGINKGLLKILSKMGISTITSYRGAQLFEAIGLADDVVDLCFKGVPSRIQGAGFYDFQQDQEQLASVAWKPRKPIVQGGLLKYVHGQEYHAFNPDVVGKLQEAVTSGDYGHYKEYAGLVNERPVATLRDLLGFRKDLKPIDLSEVEPVENIFPRFDSAAMSLGALSPEAHEALAVAMNTLGGRSNSGEGGEDPARYGTEKRSKIKQVASGRFGVTAEYLRSADVMQIKVAQGAKPGEGGQLPGGKVNDLIARLRYSVPGVTLISPPPHHDIYSIEDLAQLIFDLKQVNPQALVSVKLVSEPGVGTIAAGVAKAYADLITVSGYDGGTAASPLTSIRYAGSPWELGLTETQQALRANDLRGKIRLQTDGGIKTGLDVVKGAILGAESFGFGTTPMVALGCKYLRICHLNNCATGVATQNDHLREEHFKGTVEMAMNFFRFVAEETREWMAKLGVRSLEELVGRVDLLERLPGDTERQKKLDLSRLLSNDHIPADKPQTCQVERNHPFDEGKLAEQMVQDTAAAIKEKSGGAWSYRVTNCDRSIGARLSGEIAQLHGNQGMVDAPITLDLTGTAGQSFGVWNVGGLNLILEGDANDYVGKGMTGGKLVVKPPRGSAFKTQETSIVGNTCLYGATGGKLFAAGTAGERFAVRNSGAHAVVEGAGDHCCEYMTGGLVTVLGSTGHNFGAGMTGGFAYVMDLNNTFVDKYNHELVEIQRISSEDMESYRNHLRGVIREHISETGSEWAEHILENFDDYIGRFWLVKPKAANLRSLLASTRARPE
- a CDS encoding AAA family ATPase; this translates as MTEESLNSLDGGGLFPRLQQRYSLRANPLEMETPFFPDAMRHHALEALRHLCGFGDMALLLTGAAGAGKTRILAELVRSESSRLDFHRIPAAALTSAQALARDLKAVARSSLGQEDSPRDLVYQFFRWSESRVRKGQRMVLLIDDADRAPTELLRLILSAYLASERGSSAVPVFAGTDNLVQMLGLDNSSTSVHQIHLRPLTKDEIVAYLEPRVHAAGGKTAELLSPARVSKIHALSQGSFSRLKRVTPGVWLDMVSAPSSARSRALPWKKLLWPGFALVLLTGSWWFVSRQYDESVAEEVMKAPEPVRKSITIGPETEESEPVSDEPLLTGPVTEPDPVQPEPEPEPEPEPEPEPEPEPEPEPEPEPEPEPEPEPEPEPEPEPEPEPEPEPEAAPEFVPADPQYFAAIDEIRARGGWTIQLVAGNLEQTALNVISSYSDLDDLVYTRGERQGQPWFMVFYGEFPTREAANAAASGLPEELASRSPWVRPVDNL
- the aroB gene encoding 3-dehydroquinate synthase, with the protein product MSNRYRELSVELGERSYPIFIGQDLLGTQDLSSHVSGAQVMIVTNETVAPLYLDRAKACFPGKRVDTVVLSDGEKFKDWQTLNMIFDGLLEQRHTRKTTLVALGGGVVGDMAGFAAACYQRGVPFIQIPTTLLSQVDSSVGGKTGINHPLGKNMIGAFHQPQAVLIDTASLQTLPPREVSAGLAEVIKYGLIRDEGFLAWLEDHMDSLVSLDPEALAEAIFRSCACKAEVVALDEREGGLRAILNLGHTFGHAIETFAGYGNWLHGEAVGTGMLMAAELSALEGMISREDCVRINRLILRAGLPDKPPVGMTADDFMSLMAVDKKNVDGLLRLVLLRSIGDAVVTSQAKPENLALTFARFCRST